The following proteins come from a genomic window of Alnus glutinosa chromosome 10, dhAlnGlut1.1, whole genome shotgun sequence:
- the LOC133880074 gene encoding probable ADP-ribosylation factor GTPase-activating protein AGD11 isoform X2, with protein sequence MISVENIGGMEMSAQREINSDPNNVSGSASSLYDLLCLDTPSWSYQTDRWSPSCPQLRLESLLHQSGNRFCADCGSGDPKWVSSNLGVFICIKCSGVHRSLGVHISKVLSVKLDEWTDEQVDNLEKLGGNIAVNQKYEACIPNNLKKPKPDSSIEDRVNFIRRKYEMQEFSDSNEHLFCPFPSAHKRSSSSPSSSLSIYSAHDKKQYEKQATRNRIGQAFRKSWARKDTDHKASKMCNSLAGMVEFIGLIKVNVVKGTNLAIRDVMTSDPYVILALGNQSVKTRVIKSNLNPVWNESLMLSIPENIPPLKLLVYDKDAFTTDDFMGEAEIDIQPLVIAAKAYENSTINESIQLGKWLASKDNTLVKDSIISLVDGMVRQEISLRLQNVERGVLEIELECVPLTQ encoded by the exons ATGATTTCGGTTGAAAATATTGGAGGCATGGAGATGTCTGCCCAGCGAGAGATTAATTCTGATCCCAATAATGTTTcgg GGTCAGCGTCAAGCTTATATGATCTCTTATGTTTAGATACACCAAGTTGGAGTTACCAAACAGATCGATGGTCACCTTCCT GTCCGCAACTAAGACTGGAGAGTCTGTTACATCAATCTGGTAATAGGTTCTGTGCAGATTGTGGATCTGGAGATCCAAAATGGGT ATCCTCAAATCTGGGAGTATTTATTTGTATCAAGTGTTCTGGTGTACATAGAAGCCTTGGCGTGCATATTTCAAAG GTTCTATCAGTGAAGCTAGATGAATGGACAGATGAACAAGTCGACAATTTGGAAAAGTTGGGTGGAAATATTGCAGTTAACCAGAAGTATGAAGCTTGCATCCCAAATAAccttaaaaaaccaaaaccagaTTCTTCTATAGAGGACCGAGTTAATTTTATTAG GAGAAAATATGAGATGCAAGAATTTTCGGACTCCAATGAACACCTTTTCTGCCCCTTCCCGTCGGCCCATAAAAGGAGTTCATCATCCCCAAGCAGTTCTTTAAGCATTTACTCTGCACATGACAAGAAACAATACGAAAAACAAGCAACTAGAAATCGTATTGGGCAGGCATTTCGTAAAAGCTGGGCAAGAAAAGACACTGACCACAAGGCCTCTAAGATGTGCAACTCATTG GCAGGTATGGTTGAATTCATTGGATTGATTAAGGTCAATGTAGTTAAAGGCACCAATCTAGCTATTAGGGATGTGATGACCAGTGATCCTTATGTCATCCTTGCGTTGGGTAATCAA tCAGTAAAGACACGTGTCATCAAGAGCAACCTGAATCCAGTATGGAATGAAAGCCTAATGCTGTCAATTCCTGAAAACATTCCTCCtctcaaattg CTTGTTTATGACAAGGATGCCTTCACAACAGATGATTTTATGGGTGAGGCTGAGATTGACATTCAACCCCTGGTTATCGCCGCCAAAGCCTACGAGAATTCCACGATCAACGAGTCAATTCAGCTTGGGAAGTGGTTAGCAAGCAAGGATAACACCCTAGTAAAAGATAGTATCATCAGCCTAGTAGATGGCATGGTCAGACAGGAAATCAGTCTCAGACTGCAGAACGTTGAGAGAGGTGTGCTGGAGATTGAGCTCGAGTGTGTTCCTCTGACTCAATAG
- the LOC133880074 gene encoding probable ADP-ribosylation factor GTPase-activating protein AGD11 isoform X1 — protein MISVENIGGMEMSAQREINSDPNNVSGNIEARFHSNSKVATRSASSLYDLLCLDTPSWSYQTDRWSPSCPQLRLESLLHQSGNRFCADCGSGDPKWVSSNLGVFICIKCSGVHRSLGVHISKVLSVKLDEWTDEQVDNLEKLGGNIAVNQKYEACIPNNLKKPKPDSSIEDRVNFIRRKYEMQEFSDSNEHLFCPFPSAHKRSSSSPSSSLSIYSAHDKKQYEKQATRNRIGQAFRKSWARKDTDHKASKMCNSLAGMVEFIGLIKVNVVKGTNLAIRDVMTSDPYVILALGNQSVKTRVIKSNLNPVWNESLMLSIPENIPPLKLLVYDKDAFTTDDFMGEAEIDIQPLVIAAKAYENSTINESIQLGKWLASKDNTLVKDSIISLVDGMVRQEISLRLQNVERGVLEIELECVPLTQ, from the exons ATGATTTCGGTTGAAAATATTGGAGGCATGGAGATGTCTGCCCAGCGAGAGATTAATTCTGATCCCAATAATGTTTcgg GTAATATTGAAGCCAGGTTCCACTCCAACTCCAAGGTGGCTACAA GGTCAGCGTCAAGCTTATATGATCTCTTATGTTTAGATACACCAAGTTGGAGTTACCAAACAGATCGATGGTCACCTTCCT GTCCGCAACTAAGACTGGAGAGTCTGTTACATCAATCTGGTAATAGGTTCTGTGCAGATTGTGGATCTGGAGATCCAAAATGGGT ATCCTCAAATCTGGGAGTATTTATTTGTATCAAGTGTTCTGGTGTACATAGAAGCCTTGGCGTGCATATTTCAAAG GTTCTATCAGTGAAGCTAGATGAATGGACAGATGAACAAGTCGACAATTTGGAAAAGTTGGGTGGAAATATTGCAGTTAACCAGAAGTATGAAGCTTGCATCCCAAATAAccttaaaaaaccaaaaccagaTTCTTCTATAGAGGACCGAGTTAATTTTATTAG GAGAAAATATGAGATGCAAGAATTTTCGGACTCCAATGAACACCTTTTCTGCCCCTTCCCGTCGGCCCATAAAAGGAGTTCATCATCCCCAAGCAGTTCTTTAAGCATTTACTCTGCACATGACAAGAAACAATACGAAAAACAAGCAACTAGAAATCGTATTGGGCAGGCATTTCGTAAAAGCTGGGCAAGAAAAGACACTGACCACAAGGCCTCTAAGATGTGCAACTCATTG GCAGGTATGGTTGAATTCATTGGATTGATTAAGGTCAATGTAGTTAAAGGCACCAATCTAGCTATTAGGGATGTGATGACCAGTGATCCTTATGTCATCCTTGCGTTGGGTAATCAA tCAGTAAAGACACGTGTCATCAAGAGCAACCTGAATCCAGTATGGAATGAAAGCCTAATGCTGTCAATTCCTGAAAACATTCCTCCtctcaaattg CTTGTTTATGACAAGGATGCCTTCACAACAGATGATTTTATGGGTGAGGCTGAGATTGACATTCAACCCCTGGTTATCGCCGCCAAAGCCTACGAGAATTCCACGATCAACGAGTCAATTCAGCTTGGGAAGTGGTTAGCAAGCAAGGATAACACCCTAGTAAAAGATAGTATCATCAGCCTAGTAGATGGCATGGTCAGACAGGAAATCAGTCTCAGACTGCAGAACGTTGAGAGAGGTGTGCTGGAGATTGAGCTCGAGTGTGTTCCTCTGACTCAATAG
- the LOC133880074 gene encoding probable ADP-ribosylation factor GTPase-activating protein AGD11 isoform X4, translating into MISVENIGGMEMSAQREINSDPNNVSGPQLRLESLLHQSGNRFCADCGSGDPKWVSSNLGVFICIKCSGVHRSLGVHISKVLSVKLDEWTDEQVDNLEKLGGNIAVNQKYEACIPNNLKKPKPDSSIEDRVNFIRRKYEMQEFSDSNEHLFCPFPSAHKRSSSSPSSSLSIYSAHDKKQYEKQATRNRIGQAFRKSWARKDTDHKASKMCNSLAGMVEFIGLIKVNVVKGTNLAIRDVMTSDPYVILALGNQSVKTRVIKSNLNPVWNESLMLSIPENIPPLKLLVYDKDAFTTDDFMGEAEIDIQPLVIAAKAYENSTINESIQLGKWLASKDNTLVKDSIISLVDGMVRQEISLRLQNVERGVLEIELECVPLTQ; encoded by the exons ATGATTTCGGTTGAAAATATTGGAGGCATGGAGATGTCTGCCCAGCGAGAGATTAATTCTGATCCCAATAATGTTTcgg GTCCGCAACTAAGACTGGAGAGTCTGTTACATCAATCTGGTAATAGGTTCTGTGCAGATTGTGGATCTGGAGATCCAAAATGGGT ATCCTCAAATCTGGGAGTATTTATTTGTATCAAGTGTTCTGGTGTACATAGAAGCCTTGGCGTGCATATTTCAAAG GTTCTATCAGTGAAGCTAGATGAATGGACAGATGAACAAGTCGACAATTTGGAAAAGTTGGGTGGAAATATTGCAGTTAACCAGAAGTATGAAGCTTGCATCCCAAATAAccttaaaaaaccaaaaccagaTTCTTCTATAGAGGACCGAGTTAATTTTATTAG GAGAAAATATGAGATGCAAGAATTTTCGGACTCCAATGAACACCTTTTCTGCCCCTTCCCGTCGGCCCATAAAAGGAGTTCATCATCCCCAAGCAGTTCTTTAAGCATTTACTCTGCACATGACAAGAAACAATACGAAAAACAAGCAACTAGAAATCGTATTGGGCAGGCATTTCGTAAAAGCTGGGCAAGAAAAGACACTGACCACAAGGCCTCTAAGATGTGCAACTCATTG GCAGGTATGGTTGAATTCATTGGATTGATTAAGGTCAATGTAGTTAAAGGCACCAATCTAGCTATTAGGGATGTGATGACCAGTGATCCTTATGTCATCCTTGCGTTGGGTAATCAA tCAGTAAAGACACGTGTCATCAAGAGCAACCTGAATCCAGTATGGAATGAAAGCCTAATGCTGTCAATTCCTGAAAACATTCCTCCtctcaaattg CTTGTTTATGACAAGGATGCCTTCACAACAGATGATTTTATGGGTGAGGCTGAGATTGACATTCAACCCCTGGTTATCGCCGCCAAAGCCTACGAGAATTCCACGATCAACGAGTCAATTCAGCTTGGGAAGTGGTTAGCAAGCAAGGATAACACCCTAGTAAAAGATAGTATCATCAGCCTAGTAGATGGCATGGTCAGACAGGAAATCAGTCTCAGACTGCAGAACGTTGAGAGAGGTGTGCTGGAGATTGAGCTCGAGTGTGTTCCTCTGACTCAATAG
- the LOC133880074 gene encoding probable ADP-ribosylation factor GTPase-activating protein AGD11 isoform X3, with amino-acid sequence MISVENIGGMEMSAQREINSDPNNVSGNIEARFHSNSKVATSPQLRLESLLHQSGNRFCADCGSGDPKWVSSNLGVFICIKCSGVHRSLGVHISKVLSVKLDEWTDEQVDNLEKLGGNIAVNQKYEACIPNNLKKPKPDSSIEDRVNFIRRKYEMQEFSDSNEHLFCPFPSAHKRSSSSPSSSLSIYSAHDKKQYEKQATRNRIGQAFRKSWARKDTDHKASKMCNSLAGMVEFIGLIKVNVVKGTNLAIRDVMTSDPYVILALGNQSVKTRVIKSNLNPVWNESLMLSIPENIPPLKLLVYDKDAFTTDDFMGEAEIDIQPLVIAAKAYENSTINESIQLGKWLASKDNTLVKDSIISLVDGMVRQEISLRLQNVERGVLEIELECVPLTQ; translated from the exons ATGATTTCGGTTGAAAATATTGGAGGCATGGAGATGTCTGCCCAGCGAGAGATTAATTCTGATCCCAATAATGTTTcgg GTAATATTGAAGCCAGGTTCCACTCCAACTCCAAGGTGGCTACAA GTCCGCAACTAAGACTGGAGAGTCTGTTACATCAATCTGGTAATAGGTTCTGTGCAGATTGTGGATCTGGAGATCCAAAATGGGT ATCCTCAAATCTGGGAGTATTTATTTGTATCAAGTGTTCTGGTGTACATAGAAGCCTTGGCGTGCATATTTCAAAG GTTCTATCAGTGAAGCTAGATGAATGGACAGATGAACAAGTCGACAATTTGGAAAAGTTGGGTGGAAATATTGCAGTTAACCAGAAGTATGAAGCTTGCATCCCAAATAAccttaaaaaaccaaaaccagaTTCTTCTATAGAGGACCGAGTTAATTTTATTAG GAGAAAATATGAGATGCAAGAATTTTCGGACTCCAATGAACACCTTTTCTGCCCCTTCCCGTCGGCCCATAAAAGGAGTTCATCATCCCCAAGCAGTTCTTTAAGCATTTACTCTGCACATGACAAGAAACAATACGAAAAACAAGCAACTAGAAATCGTATTGGGCAGGCATTTCGTAAAAGCTGGGCAAGAAAAGACACTGACCACAAGGCCTCTAAGATGTGCAACTCATTG GCAGGTATGGTTGAATTCATTGGATTGATTAAGGTCAATGTAGTTAAAGGCACCAATCTAGCTATTAGGGATGTGATGACCAGTGATCCTTATGTCATCCTTGCGTTGGGTAATCAA tCAGTAAAGACACGTGTCATCAAGAGCAACCTGAATCCAGTATGGAATGAAAGCCTAATGCTGTCAATTCCTGAAAACATTCCTCCtctcaaattg CTTGTTTATGACAAGGATGCCTTCACAACAGATGATTTTATGGGTGAGGCTGAGATTGACATTCAACCCCTGGTTATCGCCGCCAAAGCCTACGAGAATTCCACGATCAACGAGTCAATTCAGCTTGGGAAGTGGTTAGCAAGCAAGGATAACACCCTAGTAAAAGATAGTATCATCAGCCTAGTAGATGGCATGGTCAGACAGGAAATCAGTCTCAGACTGCAGAACGTTGAGAGAGGTGTGCTGGAGATTGAGCTCGAGTGTGTTCCTCTGACTCAATAG
- the LOC133879950 gene encoding uncharacterized protein At5g39865 — MAQFDNNGEFSGKSKPSSSLFFNRSLTLQAPLKPYLQAGLERAGSGSLKRFYNPMESVRSAGNSIKGKVKQLCSLFESPKSPEEPNFKLKTAPKSVEPVSDIPATIRLPGTEDRIVVYLTSLRGIRRTYEDCYSVRMIFRGFRVWVDERDVSMDSAYRRELQGVLGEKNVTLPQVFVRGKYLGGAEIIKQLFEIGELAKILQGFPVREPGFVCESCGDVRFAPCANCDGSRKVFDEEEERVKRCLECNENGLIRCPDCCS, encoded by the coding sequence ATGGCACAATTCGACAATAACGGGGAATTCTCGGGCAAATCCAAGCCCTCCTCCTCCTTGTTCTTCAACCGTTCGCTCACCTTGCAAGCGCCACTGAAACCCTACCTCCAGGCTGGTCTGGAACGAGCCGGGTCCGGTTCGTTGAAGCGGTTCTATAATCCCATGGAATCGGTCCGGTCCGCCGGGAATTCCATCAAAGGCAAGGTCAAGCAACTCTGCAGTCTCTTCGAGTCCCCGAAAAGCCCTGAGGAACCCAATTTCAAGCTCAAAACGGCACCGAAATCGGTCGAACCGGTTTCAGATATTCCCGCGACGATCCGGTTACCCGGCACGGAGGACCGGATCGTGGTTTACTTAACGAGTTTGCGCGGGATTCGGAGGACCTACGAGGACTGCTACTCGGTGCGGATGATATTTCGGGGGTTTCGGGTGTGGGTCGACGAGCGGGATGTCTCGATGGACTCGGCGTACCGGAGGGAGCTCCAGGGCGTGTTGGGAGAGAAGAATGTGACTCTGCCGCAGGTCTTTGTGAGAGGGAAATACTTGGGTGGCGCTGAAATAATCAAACAGCTATTTGAAATTGGCGAATTGGCGAAAATTCTTCAGGGGTTTCCGGTTCGGGAACCTGGGTTCGTCTGCGAGAGCTGCGGCGATGTGCGGTTCGCGCCGTGTGCGAATTGCGATGGGAGTAGGAAGGTGTTTGATGAGGAGGAAGAGAGGGTGAAGAGGTGCTTGGAGTGCAATGAGAACGGGTTGATTCGGTGCCCGGACTGCTGTTCTTGA
- the LOC133878788 gene encoding protein SENSITIVITY TO RED LIGHT REDUCED 1, whose protein sequence is MAASAKTLTIADPTLNGGWTVVLPRRGRRKHLPRIRSLEQQPWAPSDLEIDPIRKSKLIQKMQVCMKKIESSPFYHTLMDQIQTPEILGHFYRVLDSESKMQMVIYGIGSIESYETPRLQLSIAILLKRKFSWIGDIEVFDPILSATESKVLETLGCSVLSVNEQGQRHALKPTLFFMPHCEAELYDNLLRANWGVELLNRVVLFGNSFETYEQHVSEFKTSAVVDSARHILGIRRFTKEFKIMTVSDDYFGAFHDSSWHFFGPVLETELQYIKF, encoded by the coding sequence ATGGCAGCATCTGCAAAAACCCTCACCATTGCTGATCCTACTTTAAATGGAGGCTGGACAGTTGTTTTACCCCGTCGTGGCAGGAGAAAACATTTGCCCAGAATTAGATCTTTGGAACAACAACCATGGGCTCCAAGTGATCTTGAAATTGATCCTATCAGAAAGTCTAAATTAATACAAAAGATGCAGGTCTGCATGAAGAAAATCGAGAGCTCTCCATTCTACCATACTTTAATGGATCAAATCCAAACTCCAGAAATCTTGGGTCACTTTTATCGGGTCTTAGATTCCGAGTCAAAGATGCAAATGGTGATTTATGGTATAGGCAGCATTGAGTCATATGAAACCCCTCGATTGCAGCTTAGCATTGCGATCTTGTTGAAGAGGAAGTTCAGTTGGATTGGAGATATTGAGGTTTTTGATCCTATTCTTTCTGCAACTGAATCTAAGGTATTGGAAACCCTAGGTTGTTCTGTTCTATCAGTAAATGAGCAAGGGCAGCGACATGCTCTAAAGCCAACATTGTTCTTTATGCCACACTGTGAGGCAGAGTTGTATGACAATCTATTGCGGGCAAATTGGGGGGTGGAGCTGTTGAATCGTGTAGTCTTGTTTGGGAATAGCTTTGAGACATATGAGCAGCATGTCTCAGAGTTTAAGACCTCAGCTGTAGTTGATTCGGCGAGGCATATCTTGGGCATTCGACGATTCACAAAGGAGTTCAAAATCATGACAGTTTCAGATGACTATTTTGGTGCTTTCCATGATTCAAGTTGGCATTTTTTTGGTCCGGTTCTTGAGACAGAGCTGCAGTACAtcaaattttga